Proteins encoded by one window of Teretinema zuelzerae:
- a CDS encoding HU family DNA-binding protein: MNKAELVEAMAAETGLTKKDSEAALKAFIAVVGTELKKGNPVQLIGFGTFEVGKRAARTGRNPQTGEEIKIKAAKTPKFKAGKALKDLVNKK, encoded by the coding sequence ATGAACAAAGCAGAATTAGTCGAAGCAATGGCGGCCGAAACAGGACTTACCAAGAAGGATTCCGAGGCTGCGCTGAAAGCGTTCATCGCCGTTGTTGGAACAGAACTGAAGAAGGGGAATCCTGTTCAGCTTATCGGATTCGGAACGTTCGAAGTAGGAAAGAGGGCAGCCCGAACCGGACGCAATCCCCAGACCGGAGAAGAAATCAAGATCAAAGCGGCAAAGACCCCTAAGTTCAAGGCGGGAAAAGCGCTGAAGGACCTGGTAAACAAGAAATAA
- the groL gene encoding chaperonin GroEL (60 kDa chaperone family; promotes refolding of misfolded polypeptides especially under stressful conditions; forms two stacked rings of heptamers to form a barrel-shaped 14mer; ends can be capped by GroES; misfolded proteins enter the barrel where they are refolded when GroES binds): MAKQLMFNEEARKKLLSGVEQISRAVKVTLGPKGRNVLLDKKFGAPTVTKDGVSVAKEIELEDAYENMGAQLLKEVATKTNDVAGDGTTTATVLAYSLVREGLKAVAAGMTPIELKRGIDKAVTIAVEEIKKGSKEIKGSDEVAHVASVSANNDEEIGKILADAIEKVGKDGVITVEEAKTMETTTDFVEGMQFDRGYISSYFVTDRDRMETVFENPYILIHDKKISNMKDMLPLLEKIAQSGRQLLIIAEDVDGEALATLVVNSLRGTLKTCAVKAPGFGDRRKAMLEDIAILTGGEVISEELGLKLENTDITQLGQAKSVKIDKDNTIIVDGAGKAKDIKDRIAQIKAQIEESSSDYDKEKLKERLAKLAGGVAVINIGAVTEVEMKEKKHRVEDALSATRAALEEGIVAGGGLALIQAITALEKADVSALTDDEKVGFKIVKRALEEPMRQIAENAGIDGAVIAERAKSEKKGIGFDAAKMEWVDMFKVGIIDPAKVTRSALQNAASVASLLLTTECAITDIPEKNAPAMPAGGGMGGMDGMY; this comes from the coding sequence ATGGCTAAACAGTTGATGTTTAACGAAGAAGCCCGTAAAAAACTGCTTTCCGGCGTGGAACAGATTTCCCGCGCGGTGAAAGTGACTCTCGGACCCAAAGGCCGCAACGTCCTGCTGGACAAAAAATTCGGCGCGCCGACGGTGACGAAGGACGGAGTTTCAGTCGCCAAGGAAATCGAGCTTGAAGACGCCTATGAAAACATGGGCGCCCAGCTTTTGAAAGAAGTAGCGACAAAGACCAACGATGTAGCCGGAGACGGTACGACCACCGCGACTGTTCTCGCTTACTCGCTCGTTCGGGAAGGCTTGAAGGCGGTTGCAGCCGGAATGACTCCCATCGAGCTCAAGAGGGGCATCGATAAAGCGGTTACCATCGCTGTCGAGGAAATCAAGAAAGGATCAAAAGAAATCAAGGGATCCGACGAAGTCGCCCACGTAGCTTCCGTTTCCGCCAATAACGACGAAGAAATCGGTAAGATTCTCGCCGACGCCATCGAGAAGGTAGGAAAAGACGGAGTTATCACCGTCGAAGAAGCGAAAACGATGGAAACCACCACCGATTTCGTGGAAGGAATGCAGTTCGACCGGGGATATATCTCCAGCTACTTCGTAACCGACCGCGACCGCATGGAAACCGTCTTCGAGAACCCCTACATTCTTATCCACGACAAGAAAATCTCGAACATGAAAGATATGCTTCCCCTTTTGGAGAAGATCGCACAGTCCGGCCGCCAGCTTCTGATCATCGCGGAAGACGTCGACGGCGAAGCCCTTGCGACCCTGGTAGTCAACAGCCTCCGCGGAACGCTGAAAACCTGCGCAGTCAAGGCTCCCGGATTCGGCGACAGGCGCAAAGCTATGCTCGAAGACATCGCGATTCTCACCGGCGGAGAAGTGATCTCCGAAGAATTGGGACTCAAGCTTGAAAACACCGACATTACTCAGCTCGGCCAGGCAAAGAGCGTCAAAATCGACAAGGACAACACCATCATTGTCGACGGAGCCGGAAAAGCGAAAGATATCAAGGACAGAATCGCGCAAATCAAGGCGCAGATCGAAGAATCCTCTTCAGATTACGACAAGGAAAAACTCAAGGAGCGCCTTGCCAAGCTCGCCGGCGGCGTAGCGGTAATCAATATCGGCGCCGTAACCGAAGTCGAAATGAAAGAGAAGAAGCACCGCGTCGAAGACGCTCTTTCCGCTACCCGTGCGGCTCTTGAAGAAGGAATCGTCGCAGGAGGCGGACTCGCTCTCATTCAGGCCATAACCGCTCTTGAAAAGGCTGACGTTTCAGCTCTTACCGACGATGAAAAGGTCGGATTCAAGATCGTGAAGAGAGCGCTCGAAGAGCCGATGCGCCAGATCGCCGAAAACGCGGGAATCGACGGAGCCGTTATCGCCGAGCGCGCGAAGAGCGAAAAGAAAGGTATCGGATTCGACGCCGCCAAGATGGAATGGGTGGACATGTTCAAGGTCGGAATCATCGATCCCGCGAAGGTTACACGCTCTGCTCTCCAGAACGCGGCCTCCGTTGCGAGCCTCCTGTTGACCACGGAATGCGCGATCACCGATATTCCCGAGAAGAACGCCCCCGCCATGCCCGCAGGCGGCGGAATGGGCGGAATGGACGGAATGTACTAA
- a CDS encoding 3-deoxy-7-phosphoheptulonate synthase gives MNDNRIQDVRILEARTLLSPEAMSEAYPTTEKAAEMVIRGRSEIQRILRREDDRFLVIVGPCSIHEPKSALEYAGRLAELREKYKDRMCIVMRVYFEKPRTTVGWRGLIVDPGLDGTSDIPRGLRMARELLVQVNELGLPVGSEMLDPIVPQYTSDLVSWASIGARTTESQTHREMASGLSMPVGFKNATDGDVQIAVNAIVSSRQSHSFIGINREGTSCIMQTLGNPDSHLILRGGRHGTNYDRVSVASAIELLKKAGIRPSIMVDCSHGNSQKMPENQIGVLLETIRLRTDADNPLLPLSGCMIESYLQTGSQPITADPEDLKYGLSITDPCLGWDMTASALAEAYKLLGEKHRSALETPVDASGSPVPVPRHSDRAVKP, from the coding sequence ATGAATGACAACAGAATACAGGATGTCCGCATCCTTGAAGCTCGAACTCTCCTTTCTCCCGAGGCGATGTCCGAAGCGTACCCCACGACGGAGAAAGCCGCTGAAATGGTTATCCGCGGCCGTTCGGAGATTCAACGGATTCTCCGCAGGGAAGACGACCGGTTTCTCGTCATCGTCGGCCCCTGCTCTATTCATGAGCCTAAGTCGGCTCTGGAGTATGCCGGCCGTCTCGCGGAACTCCGCGAAAAATATAAGGACCGCATGTGCATCGTCATGCGCGTGTACTTTGAAAAGCCCCGCACAACCGTCGGCTGGCGCGGGTTGATCGTCGATCCCGGCCTCGACGGCACCTCGGACATCCCTCGCGGCCTCCGCATGGCGCGCGAGCTTCTCGTACAGGTCAACGAACTCGGTCTTCCTGTCGGCTCCGAGATGCTCGACCCCATCGTTCCCCAATACACCTCTGATTTGGTGAGCTGGGCGTCCATCGGCGCCAGAACGACTGAAAGCCAGACCCACCGCGAGATGGCCTCCGGTCTTTCAATGCCGGTCGGCTTCAAGAACGCCACCGACGGAGATGTTCAAATTGCCGTTAACGCAATCGTTTCATCCCGCCAGTCTCATTCCTTCATCGGAATCAACAGGGAAGGCACCTCCTGCATCATGCAGACGCTCGGAAACCCCGACAGCCATCTCATCCTCCGCGGCGGCCGCCACGGCACCAACTACGACCGCGTTTCGGTCGCGAGCGCGATAGAGCTTCTTAAAAAAGCCGGCATCCGTCCCTCGATCATGGTGGACTGCTCCCATGGAAATTCCCAGAAAATGCCCGAGAATCAGATCGGCGTCCTTCTCGAGACCATCCGGCTCAGGACAGATGCCGACAATCCTCTGCTTCCGCTGTCCGGCTGCATGATCGAAAGTTATCTCCAGACCGGTTCTCAACCGATAACCGCGGATCCAGAAGATTTAAAATATGGATTATCGATAACCGACCCCTGTCTTGGTTGGGACATGACGGCGAGCGCGCTCGCAGAGGCATACAAACTTCTCGGCGAAAAACACCGTTCCGCGCTTGAAACGCCGGTCGATGCGTCTGGTTCGCCGGTTCCTGTGCCCCGCCATTCAGATCGCGCGGTGAAACCATGA
- a CDS encoding YdbC family protein, producing the protein MADDFSFEIIEKLGILSENKTGWTMELNTVSWGGRPPKYDIRSWSPDHQKMGKGVTLTDEELNALKKLLQD; encoded by the coding sequence ATGGCGGATGATTTTAGCTTTGAGATTATAGAGAAATTAGGCATTTTATCCGAAAACAAGACTGGATGGACAATGGAATTGAACACCGTGTCCTGGGGAGGAAGACCTCCGAAGTATGACATCAGAAGCTGGTCCCCCGACCATCAGAAGATGGGCAAGGGAGTAACGTTAACCGACGAAGAGCTGAACGCGTTGAAAAAACTGCTGCAAGACTGA
- a CDS encoding cytidylate kinase-like family protein, translated as MAIITISRQIASFGDEVAAELSRQLGYSFVNRKMLEDDLLKHGITAESLKKYDERKPGFWASLARDRDEYFDYLREAVYERAKAGNCVFIGRGGFAILKDVPGCYSVRLIASDQVRIARLMEEFSWNEKKAQALMMESDNNRQGFHKCFFNIDQDDASSYNLVLNTDQLTPETAAKIIADACALTVSTNVDAQGIQRIGDLLLAQKIVNHIVFDLKVPVHFLEATASASEIILHGVADSSAVIEKVLSVARTMAPGKKISSGISIVQDYKSYP; from the coding sequence ATGGCAATTATTACCATTTCCAGACAGATTGCATCTTTCGGAGACGAGGTCGCGGCTGAACTCTCCCGCCAGCTCGGATATTCGTTTGTAAATAGAAAAATGCTTGAAGACGATTTGCTGAAACACGGGATAACCGCGGAAAGCCTTAAAAAATACGATGAAAGAAAACCGGGTTTTTGGGCTTCACTGGCGCGTGATAGGGATGAATATTTTGATTATCTACGTGAAGCTGTTTACGAGCGGGCGAAAGCGGGAAATTGCGTCTTTATAGGAAGAGGCGGTTTCGCTATTTTGAAGGATGTTCCCGGATGCTACTCCGTACGATTGATCGCATCCGATCAAGTCAGAATTGCTCGGTTAATGGAAGAATTTTCCTGGAACGAAAAAAAAGCCCAGGCTCTCATGATGGAAAGCGATAATAATCGGCAGGGTTTTCATAAATGTTTCTTCAATATTGATCAAGACGATGCTTCTAGCTACAACCTGGTTCTTAACACCGATCAGCTGACTCCGGAAACGGCCGCGAAGATCATTGCCGATGCCTGTGCATTAACCGTATCGACAAACGTCGACGCTCAAGGAATTCAGAGAATTGGAGATTTGCTGCTTGCCCAAAAAATCGTTAACCATATTGTGTTTGATTTGAAGGTGCCTGTTCACTTCCTTGAGGCGACTGCCTCGGCTTCCGAGATCATTCTCCATGGCGTAGCTGATTCATCTGCGGTGATAGAGAAAGTGCTTTCCGTTGCCAGAACCATGGCTCCGGGAAAAAAGATCTCTTCCGGTATCAGCATTGTTCAGGATTATAAATCATACCCTTGA
- a CDS encoding LysM peptidoglycan-binding domain-containing protein encodes MMKKISLFALSFLLLALVSAAAASWDNNEYQRKSRMYSRMAVSAYDEGNYDGSVEYSRLAEENALLSAQYISGMIARSEAEKLLFTAHTRLNWAKSINAERFFPSAFSAAGEAVSSADAQFASEDWAATRKYAEIALSELSVVREIVPLPAEYKVDLWADSKDCLWNIAANPAIYGNPLLWEKLYEANRKALKQPSNPNLLMPGQVVSIPSIKGEFREGRYDPAIEYEPFSRQVK; translated from the coding sequence ATGATGAAAAAGATATCACTATTTGCGCTTTCGTTTTTGCTTCTCGCTCTGGTTTCCGCGGCTGCGGCTTCATGGGATAACAATGAATATCAGCGGAAAAGCCGCATGTACTCCAGAATGGCGGTATCTGCTTACGATGAAGGAAATTATGACGGTTCCGTTGAGTATTCCCGGCTCGCCGAAGAAAATGCCTTGCTTTCGGCCCAATATATTTCCGGCATGATCGCTCGCTCGGAAGCGGAAAAACTGTTGTTTACCGCCCATACCCGGCTGAATTGGGCGAAAAGCATTAATGCCGAGCGTTTTTTCCCGTCCGCATTTTCTGCGGCCGGCGAAGCGGTATCCAGCGCCGACGCTCAGTTTGCTTCGGAAGATTGGGCCGCAACCCGAAAATACGCTGAAATCGCCCTGTCTGAGTTGTCAGTAGTCCGAGAGATTGTGCCTCTGCCGGCTGAATACAAAGTTGACCTATGGGCAGACTCTAAGGATTGCCTTTGGAATATTGCGGCGAATCCCGCAATCTACGGGAATCCTCTGTTGTGGGAGAAGCTCTATGAAGCTAATAGAAAAGCCTTGAAACAGCCGTCGAATCCCAACTTGCTGATGCCCGGCCAGGTTGTGAGCATCCCCAGCATCAAAGGCGAATTTCGCGAAGGCCGGTATGATCCGGCAATCGAATATGAGCCGTTTTCCAGACAGGTAAAATAA
- the rnhA gene encoding ribonuclease HI, translating to MSNPSVFQDSPEDVLIVYTDGGCSGNPGPGGWGFVIVNGSSRAGSGSELIRSGGEKTTTNNRMELTAVIESLKLIESTSVWSGKPVSIHTDSQYVQKGMTQWIAGWKRNGWRTASKEPVKNQDLWAVLDELSNRIRPRWIWVKGHAGIHYNEVCDRLTQEEIAKHR from the coding sequence ATGAGCAATCCGTCTGTATTTCAGGATTCCCCGGAAGATGTTCTCATCGTGTATACCGACGGCGGTTGTTCCGGAAATCCGGGCCCCGGCGGTTGGGGCTTCGTTATTGTGAACGGCTCATCGCGCGCCGGCTCGGGATCGGAACTCATCCGCTCCGGCGGCGAAAAGACCACCACGAATAATCGAATGGAGCTCACTGCGGTCATCGAATCCCTCAAGCTCATCGAATCGACTTCCGTATGGAGCGGCAAACCCGTTTCAATCCATACCGACTCTCAGTATGTTCAAAAAGGCATGACTCAGTGGATCGCCGGCTGGAAGCGGAACGGATGGCGGACTGCCTCGAAGGAGCCTGTTAAAAACCAGGATTTGTGGGCGGTTCTGGACGAACTTTCAAATCGGATTCGTCCCCGCTGGATATGGGTCAAGGGCCACGCGGGGATTCATTACAACGAAGTGTGCGACCGGCTGACGCAGGAAGAAATCGCTAAACACCGCTGA
- a CDS encoding Gfo/Idh/MocA family protein encodes MKTIRWGIIATGNIASKFALALNYEASRSNSVRLAAVASRDAAKSARFAEQWGCARSYGSYAELFADPEVDAVYIATPNNLHVELSIAALKSGKAVLCEKPVSLDASSLLPVIETARQEKRFYMEAMWMKCNPSFQKAMSWIQEGKIGAPRYLRADFFLDSPFNPESRLYNPVLGGGALLDLGIYPVTCAHAAAGKIKPDAVSSIIKNAPTGVDSYNSSHLVWKSGFTADLSSSINLQGIKESRSAFIIGESGSIVLPYFWMAEEAILTGSDGAVLEHAKKPFECNGYEYEIREASLCIESGATESPVQTWADSIMVMEILDQIRTVAAYE; translated from the coding sequence ATGAAAACAATTCGCTGGGGCATCATCGCCACCGGGAATATCGCTTCCAAATTCGCCCTCGCCCTGAATTACGAGGCATCGCGATCGAATTCCGTCCGGCTTGCGGCGGTGGCTTCGCGTGACGCGGCCAAATCCGCCCGTTTCGCCGAGCAGTGGGGATGTGCTCGGAGCTACGGATCCTACGCGGAACTATTCGCCGATCCCGAAGTCGACGCAGTATACATCGCGACCCCGAACAATCTTCATGTAGAACTTTCAATTGCGGCTTTAAAATCAGGTAAAGCGGTTCTCTGCGAAAAGCCCGTCAGTTTGGATGCCTCGTCTCTTTTGCCCGTGATAGAGACTGCCCGTCAGGAAAAACGCTTCTATATGGAAGCAATGTGGATGAAATGCAATCCGTCGTTCCAAAAAGCGATGTCCTGGATACAGGAAGGAAAAATAGGCGCGCCCCGCTATCTTCGCGCGGATTTTTTTCTGGACTCGCCTTTTAATCCTGAGTCCCGTCTCTACAATCCGGTTCTCGGCGGGGGCGCCCTCCTCGATCTGGGAATCTATCCTGTTACCTGCGCCCATGCGGCCGCGGGAAAAATCAAGCCGGATGCAGTTTCTTCTATTATTAAAAACGCCCCGACCGGGGTTGACTCGTACAACTCGAGCCATCTCGTCTGGAAATCAGGTTTTACGGCAGATCTTTCCAGTTCGATCAATCTGCAGGGAATCAAGGAATCGCGCTCAGCTTTTATAATCGGAGAATCGGGATCCATCGTTCTTCCCTATTTCTGGATGGCGGAAGAGGCTATTCTCACGGGCTCCGACGGCGCTGTTCTCGAACATGCAAAAAAGCCTTTCGAGTGCAACGGATATGAATACGAAATCCGCGAAGCTTCCCTCTGCATTGAATCCGGAGCGACCGAAAGCCCTGTACAAACATGGGCAGATTCCATTATGGTGATGGAAATATTAGATCAAATCCGGACGGTAGCAGCATATGAATGA
- a CDS encoding NUDIX hydrolase, protein MDLSWKPVSTAKAFSTRVFEVHEIESLSPDNQKGTYYTLHASDWVIVVPSLSIKGTEASFIMVEQWRHGTSARSIEFPGGVIDPGETPEQAAHRELAEETGYIARSMTHLASISPNPAIMDNYCHIFLAEDLQDTKERDLDEDEYVACTVMTESEVLKKMGKNPFNHGLMLAALFLYTQKKAEKE, encoded by the coding sequence ATGGACCTTTCATGGAAACCCGTATCAACAGCTAAAGCCTTCAGTACAAGAGTATTTGAAGTACATGAAATAGAAAGCCTGTCGCCGGACAATCAGAAAGGCACCTATTATACTCTCCATGCTTCTGATTGGGTTATTGTTGTTCCCAGCCTGTCGATAAAAGGCACAGAAGCGTCGTTTATAATGGTCGAACAATGGCGACACGGAACCAGCGCAAGAAGCATCGAGTTCCCCGGGGGAGTCATAGATCCGGGGGAAACGCCGGAACAGGCGGCGCACAGAGAGCTCGCAGAAGAAACCGGCTACATTGCCCGTTCAATGACGCATTTAGCATCCATATCTCCAAATCCGGCCATAATGGACAATTATTGTCACATATTTTTGGCTGAAGATCTTCAAGATACCAAAGAAAGAGATCTGGACGAGGATGAGTATGTCGCATGTACGGTAATGACGGAAAGCGAAGTATTGAAAAAAATGGGAAAGAATCCATTCAATCACGGACTTATGCTTGCGGCCTTATTCCTGTATACGCAAAAAAAAGCCGAAAAGGAATAA
- the pgsA gene encoding CDP-diacylglycerol--glycerol-3-phosphate 3-phosphatidyltransferase has protein sequence MSKANFYTALRIVMAPVFFILYFFSKWTGFELDVLVWMLFPYFVFMEFTDFLDGYYARKEKTVSDFGKLFDPFADVLANLTVLLIFVLDGYMPVVFFLIILYREMGIMFIRMLASRKGIAIGARKGGKMKTVLYIVAAGFSLLLESGVRLGYSPVDHFAWLAYVNYALYTFAVIASVASFIDYLTHFSNVWKKTENDV, from the coding sequence ATGAGTAAAGCTAATTTCTATACTGCCCTGCGAATCGTAATGGCTCCTGTTTTTTTTATTCTCTATTTTTTTTCAAAGTGGACTGGTTTTGAACTTGATGTATTGGTTTGGATGTTGTTTCCGTATTTTGTTTTTATGGAATTCACCGATTTTCTTGATGGCTATTATGCGAGAAAAGAGAAAACCGTCAGCGATTTTGGGAAGCTCTTCGATCCCTTTGCGGATGTGCTTGCAAATTTGACCGTTCTTTTAATTTTTGTATTAGACGGTTATATGCCGGTGGTTTTCTTTTTGATAATTCTGTATCGGGAAATGGGGATAATGTTTATCCGCATGCTTGCAAGCAGGAAAGGAATCGCTATCGGAGCAAGAAAAGGCGGTAAAATGAAAACCGTTTTATATATCGTTGCTGCAGGGTTTTCTTTGCTCCTCGAATCCGGTGTTCGCTTGGGATATTCGCCGGTAGACCATTTTGCCTGGCTTGCTTATGTAAATTATGCGTTATACACGTTTGCAGTAATCGCATCTGTTGCATCCTTCATTGATTATCTGACGCATTTTAGCAATGTTTGGAAAAAGACCGAGAATGATGTCTAA